The following coding sequences lie in one Numida meleagris isolate 19003 breed g44 Domestic line chromosome Z, NumMel1.0, whole genome shotgun sequence genomic window:
- the LOX gene encoding LOW QUALITY PROTEIN: protein-lysine 6-oxidase (The sequence of the model RefSeq protein was modified relative to this genomic sequence to represent the inferred CDS: deleted 3 bases in 3 codons) has protein sequence MRCAPPGLLLAQLHACIFWSGLWPVGCQPPPAAWRQRIQWENNGQVYSLLSQGSQYQPPRRRQAAEPASGPVLLLRGNGSVPRSAAARPQPQPEPQPQPQPQPRPRPRPQAGGSRGSGARHWFQAGYQAPTGSRAAPAPPRRPRGRGPRRRGRAERRRAAAPSGLRAGREDVMVGDDPYNPYKYTDDNPYYNYYDTYERPRQGSRYRPGYGTGYFQYGLPDLVPDPYYIQASTYVQRMSMYNLRCAAEENCLASSAYRADVRDYDNRVLLRFPQRVKNQGTSDFLPSRPRYSWEWHSCHQHYHSMDEFSHYDLLDASSHRKVAEGHKASFCLEDTSCDYGYYRRYACTAHTQGLSPGCYDTYNADIDCQWIDITDVKPGNYILKVSVNPSYLVPESDYSNNIVRCDIRYTGHHAYASGCTISP, from the exons ATGCGCTGCGCGCCGCCGGGGCTGCTGCTCGCCCAGCTGCACGCCTGCATCTTCTGGAGCGGGCTGTGGCCCGTCGGCTGCCAGCCGCCCCCCGCCGCCTGGAGGCAGCGCATCCAGTGGGAGAACAACGGACAGGTGTACAGCCTGCTCAGCCAGGGCTCCCAGTACCAGCCCCCGCGGCGCCGGCAGGCGGCCGAGCCGGCGAGCggccccgtgctgctgctccGCGGGAACGGCTCTGTGCCGCGGagcgccgccgcccggccccagccccagcccgagccccagccccagcctcagCCTCAGCCTCGGCCTCGGCCTCGGCCCCAGGCCGGCGGCAGCCGGGGCTCGGGCGCCCGGCATTGGTTCCAGGCCGGCTATCAGGCGCCCACGGGCAGCCGCGCCGCC CCAGCCCCTCCTCGGCGGCCCCGCGGT CGGGGGCCCCGGCGACGAGGGCGAGCGGAGCGCCGGCGGGCTGCC GCGCCCAGCGGCCTGCGGGCCGGGCGGGAGGACGTGATGGTGGGCGACGACCCCTACAACCCGTACAAGTACACGGACGATAACCCCTACTACAACTACTACGACACCTACGAGCGGCCGCGCCAGGGCAGCAGGTACCGGCCCGGCTACGGCACCGGCTACTTCCAGTACG GTCTGCCCGACCTCGTCCCGGACCCCTACTACATCCAGGCGTCCACCTACGTGCAGAGGATGTCCATGTACAACCTGCGCTGCGCCGCCGAGGAGAACTGCCTGGCCAG TTCAGCTTATCGAGCGGATGTTAGAGACTATGATAATCGAGTGCTCCTGAGATTCCCTCAAAGAGTGAAAAATCAAGGAACTTCAGATTTCCTACCAAGCAGACCTCGTTATTCCTGGGAGTGGCACAGCTGTCACCA GCATTATCACAGCATGGATGAATTCAGTCACTATGACTTGTTAGATGCAAGCTCACACAGAAAAGTTGCTGAAGGACACAAAGCAAGTTTCTGCCTTGAAGATACCTCCTGTGATTACGGGTATTACAGACGATACGCGTGTACAGCACACACACAG GGATTGAGTCCTGGCTGTTATGACACTTACAATGCTGACATAGATTGCCAGTGGATTGATATCACAGATGTGAAACCTGGAAACTACATTCTGAAG GTCAGTGTAAACCCCAGTTATTTGGTACCTGAATCTGATTACTCCAACAACATAGTACGCTGTGATATACGCTATACTGGCCACCATGCATATGCCTCAGGCTGCACAATTTCACCGTAA